Proteins encoded by one window of Rutidosis leptorrhynchoides isolate AG116_Rl617_1_P2 chromosome 7, CSIRO_AGI_Rlap_v1, whole genome shotgun sequence:
- the LOC139860434 gene encoding uncharacterized protein yields the protein MVLKDKFNRLYRLDTNKCATILDRARWEGGNFHATWCWSRDISGRLAGDLTTLTNILSSFVPCSSGKEEWSWSWSKDGSFSVHKLTEILVRSSPDIATVSIKSLRNKLVPLKFELFIWRTRHKRLPTRVELDKRGMDLGTVRCPVCDNGLESVEHSIISCTFAFDIWNRVYDWWKLGPFTNLGINESFLGNGYNFTSDLGKLLWQAT from the coding sequence ATGGTTCTTAAAGACAAATTTAATAGGCTTTATAGACTAGATACAAATAAATGTGCCACAATTCTTGACCGGGCGAGATGGGAGGGCGGGAACTTTCATGCCACGTGGTGTTGGTCCCGCGATATCTCGGGGAGATTGGCCGGGGACCTCACCACTCTTACTAATATTTTATCTAGTTTTGTCCCATGTAGCTCAGGTAAAGAAGAATGGTCATGGTCTTGGAGTAAGGATGGCTCGTTTTCGGTTCACAAGCTTACAGAAATTCTGGTCCGGAGCAGCCCTGACATCGCAACCGTGAGCATAAAGTCGCTCCGCAACAAACTGGTCCCCCTCAAATTTGAGTTGTTTATTTGGCGTACTCGACACAAAAGGTTACCTACAAGAGTTGAACTCGACAAGAGAGGTATGGACTTGGGTACGGTACGTTGTCCAGTTTGTGACAATGGTTTGGAATCAGTAGAGCACTCCATCATCTCATGCACGTTCGCTTTTGACATTTGGAATCGTGTCTATGATTGGTGGAAGCTCGGCCCTTTTACAAACTTGGGTATAAATGAATCTTTTCTTGGAAATGGATATAACTTCACCTCCGACTTGGGAAAACTGTTGTGGCAAGCTACGTAA